GGTGGCTAACTCAGTGAGCTTTCTTATGTTGCTTATGGTTTCCAACAAATACTTCTTTCTTCTGAACTTGCACACAGACTTACATGACTAAAAACACAGTGTAGCACAGTACATAGGTGGTTGAGTGTGGCACGgtatatttgttctgttttttttttctctttttttcttttatttgtatttactgaTTGACAGCACAGTGGCGCCACCAGCAGGTGTCATCACAAACTCGTCTCCCTGTCCAGGCTCTTGTCATGCCTCCTCCGCTTGTGTCGCTTTTCACCACTTCTGGCGTAACTTcaggggaagaaaaacaaaataaataaaaaaaaatttaaagcaaatggaATCTTAGGATGAGGCGAAGACAAATGATTGTTAGGGGACATGcaacaaaacatgcaaatatgtCTGACTGAATATTATGTTTCTGTTAATTTACAAAGAGTAAATGTTGCCTTTCGGTTTCATTCGTACAGATTAAACTTTATCACGTTACAACGGCAATCTTCGAACAAACACTtaggaaaaaacaaattcattctctttctgaaaaattttacgtttatctttgttttaaaccCTCAAATGTAGACTTAAAATGACGGTTctttaaaactacaaatttcCTAACATAGATATAGATGAAAtttataaaagtttgtttttaacatttgcGACTCTAAGCAGGTTATAAAAGTTACAGAATCCCTGAAGTGGTTGTAACGCAACAAAATGTTGAAGGAGTGGGAAGATGTATATCAACGTATTTAAAATCTTAAACTAACATGCACAACCTGACGACATGAACTGTTCAACGGAGTCACTAGTCACTTCATATCATAGAGTTAACCAAATCAAGACACTTTAGCAGGGGTGTCAAATTtcagtcctgcagcttttatttgtCTCCCTAGTCCAACACATCTGAGTCAAATGATTGAGTCGCCTCTTCAGGATGCGGTTGAGTTCTGCTAATGAGcgaaacatttaaattcaggtttgttgaagcagtaatgtggctctggaggactggagtCAGACACCCGTGCTACAGACTGTTGGTTCCAGCATGCAACACAAAGTGAGACTCTGCACGGTGACAGGGACTGCTGGGAACAGCTTACCTTTGGGGTATCAGCTTCTGAGAGGTTAGGAAGGGGAGCTTAGGGGCGGGATGGAGCGAGAGAAGCAGGCAGGACAAACTACGTTAGTCTACGCAGTGGGAAATCTGCAAGGGCACAGCTACTCTGAAATACacatctttcttttcttcttttttttttactggaaaaatAGCAGTTCAGTCATAAACACCTGCCACTTAACATGGAGGTCTTTCCAGAAGAAAAACTTTCAGGTTTTGCATCAATAGCAGAAGTGCTGATGTAGTACGTTACACATGTGAAGTGTTGGGAATTATCAGCGTACCTTTTCGATCCCAGTTCCTTTTTCGTGCTCTCAGCAGGACTGACACCCTTCCACACGCTCCCGAAAGATCCCTTAGACATTTCGTCGGTGATGTTCACCGTGGCTGGGTCGCTCCTTCAAACACAGTAGAGGGAAGAAAGTTGTTTCAGTCTTAAGAAATTGAACttgtttgctattttgtttCATATTCTAATAGAATATCAACACTCAAAGCTAAACTAAAGGTGGAAAACACTCACCTGTAGTGCCCCTCTAGTGGGACTTGAACAATCCCTTCCTCCTCTGCGATAATACTGTGTTCCTCCTGCAAGAAGAGATGAAACAGAGAAAACCTGCAGCAAACTGTAATGCATCCAACATCCGATGCTGCTCTTCTCTACTGCACCTCTTGTGCTGCAtcctccagcttcttcttcttccactcCGGCATCAGATCATCCAGCCAGCTCAGTTCTCTCTTGGTGAAGATGAAATCCAGCAACTTACGAATAAATACCAGCGCCAAGACCTGGAGAAACAGCGAGATGAAGATACCAGGCAAGCCGAGATGGCACAACCACAGACACAGAGTCAGGTTACCATCATGGGGAAAACGATGGCCGCCCTGGAGGTCTTGATGACCCACAGCAGGACTAAGCAACTGAGCTGGATGATGGTGAAGAGGTGGACCTTCCTCAGCGGCACATGTCGAAGGTAGATGAAGTCGGGCTGATGTTTGGCTGGCATGCCGAACAGCTTCAAGCGATCGAAGAACTTGGAAGATACAAGCGAGACTTATAAATGAGTGTTTTCGGGGTTAGTTCTGGCCCCTGGGGGACTCAGTGCATGCTCACCTGAATGCCTCTGAGGGAAGATGCTCCCATGTATAGAAAGACGCCGTAGAGGACCGGCATAGGGATGAACTGAGAAGAGACCAGGAAAAAGGTCAGGATCAGGATCGCAACACCTAGAGCTATGCTAATTTAGTGATAGCTTTGTTCCACTAGATAATGGTAAGGTAAGATCGTTTtgtttatatagcacattttcagcaacaaggcagttcaaagtgcttcgaCTTTAATGTAAATCACTGGTTCAAAAGTGAAGTGGTTTAAAATTGTTCAggactttatttactttttggtAAGTAAAGTTTTACTTAACTTTTTGATATCTTTTAGCCTGCTTTGTGCTGTCTGCAGGGTTCACCAacacaaatttaagactttttaagaccattatgaataaaatttaagacctaaaccaactaaaatgtacaaaagaaaattgcatgTATTATATAATAGtggcaagttttttttaacagaatgaATGTAGCATCATACAGGTCAGCAATGCCGTTTAGCCAACTGGTGCTAATTTGCACTTGATATTGATAGATGCAAAAATGTTAGCTAGCCAGCAAGAGCATATTAGCAGCTAATAATCACAGAACGTAATGAAGATGTTCTGAGTGTGACTGAAACTtctgcctgacagaaaagtcccacgAGAGAAATAAACTACATTTAGAGATTAAATAGTCTTGCCATGATCATATTGAAGATCatcattaatgtatttaagaACAACTTGCATATCATCACCTTCCTGAAATAACGGCCTAagtcaaaagtgattttttttttttttttttttcctaaaacagtttttcattattttctaatgaatttctgacattttaagactttttaagtaTGCAAGGACGGACTTAACTGGTGACTTGTGGCTAATCACAGTGACTTTAAAATTCACACTACATTACTTGACTGAATTTAACGGGTAAAATttaatcatcatttaaaaactggttAACGGTTTTCTATGCAACTCTACAAGCATTTTCGAGTGCTTTTTGACGTGAGCTGAGTAAATACTTTTAGCACGGAGGTCATGAAGACGGAGCAGCCCATGAGGGTGAAGATCATGAGGCCGGTGAAGCGCTGCTCGCGGATGCCCAGGAACTTGGGCTGCTCTCCAGGAGCCGAGCACTCCGACTCCAGCTTCAGGCTGTTCACGTGGGAGATGGAGAGCACGGTGGCCGCCACGAACCACGGCAGGCCCATCACCGAGCACACGCCCAGCATCACCCCCACCACGAACAGGTCCAGGTGGTAGCCGCAGCCTTTCTGCAGGGGCCGACAGGGACAGACTTCAGCGCCGATGATGATGAGGCGTCACGCGGCAAAGAGAAATGAGCTAATGCAAACCTTCAGCTTGTGCTCCTTCCTGTTGATAATAACCGCTGTGATCTGCTGGTCCATGAAGATGAGGATGGTGCAGAGCAGAGCGGGAATAAAGGTGACGATGGTGGTCCACCATGGGTTGGGTCCAACCGGGTTTATAATCCAGCCCCGATCGTCTCTAGTTGGCTTCCGGGAGTAAAATGGGACATTTTCTTAAGTGATGAGATATCTACGGAGATTTTATAcataaatgttcaaataaaatgtttgaaataggATTCAGACTATGGAATTTGCATGTATAATACTTCAAAATATAGTTTAGTGACAAAATCTGGTTTCTTTTtaacaggagcttgttttaagtcaactggcagatcatttcacttataaacaagacattttccacatgttataaattaaataatctgccagtggaactattactttttaaatcaatattaaggaattattatttacttaaaacaagctcttatagcttgctgaaaagtcatttgcaagttagttttgtccagtttaaagtgtactgagatatttgcacttgaaagtGGACAAAGAtcatggtaagattttgtgtttttgcactgtgTGCTACTTTACTGCAAACACAGGTGTAGAATTTCACACACAAGGCTGTGACGGGTGCTTACTTTGAACTTGTTGGGGACTTGCAATTTAGGCGATGGGATTCCTATGGCATAATCAACAAGGACCATAGTGAGGATAGTGATAAAGACTGCAAAGTCGCTGATGATAGACCTCACCTGGACAGAACAAAGACACACATATCCTTTAGACAAAATCCATGTTGAGTTCAAACAGAAATATGTAAACAGAGTACCATTCAAGAACACCTTCAAAAAgagtatttactcaggttaccCATGTGTTGTCTATGACGGTGTATCAGGGCCGTTGTATATAGAAAAACGAAGAGTACATTTccgacaaaaaatatttacattttgagagATTTTCTACAAAACtcttggaaatttctgactttaaaaagttgaaaatttgctcaAAAAGCATCAGAAATGTTcagattaatctctgaaattttctaaaaacaagaaaactgtcTTCCAAACGTTGAACAATTCCAAGGGCCAAAGTTTTTTCCAGAAACTTTTCAACCTCAAAACTTTTCAGTGATCAAGAAAATTAatgaaattaatgtaaaaatttgtatgtttttccaAGCCAATTATTgccttttcaaactcaaattttcaaggttttttctttttttcaatttcttagATTCTGAATGTAttcctttttcttctatttaCAATGGTCGCAATATGCCATCGCAGTTCTCAGCTGAAAATTAAGAGGTaagattatttaaagttttcattCTATCTGCTTCGTTCCACTgatttttaactattaatagTATAGCGCTGATGTTCTTGAAAATTTTCAACGTCTTCATTTTCTAgtaagataaacaaaaaatccaccccaaaaaataaagagcaagaaaaagaatagttcttttaaatcaaaacagtcACATTCAAGAAAATCCAATGTTGCAGCATAAATATACAGGAAGCGTTTAGATGTTACTGCAATGTAATTTTCATCACCACAAGGTGGCGATCAGATGACACGCTGTAGTGAGTCAACATCACCCCACACATTACGCTGCTGTGTGTCATCTCAATGACAACCCATAGAAACTTAGCATAGAATGGCCACAGACTGCGGCGCTCTCGCTGTGCTCCCAAACAGCCAATAGATGGCAGTGTATGCTAATGATGCGTCAGGCAGCTTCTGTATTATTGTGCTGATTTCAAAACTAACTGGAGGATTATAAATAAGTGAAGTCGGTTTCATTCTGCAGCTGGCAGGCCCTTTAAAAAAAGGCCCTTTGTGTGAACAAAGaatagatattttaaaacagtggTGAGAATATTCAATAGTCTATTTTCCAGATGGAAgtaaagtttgcattttatttgtaaaccaAAGTCCAAGACTTAAGAGAAAGAGTGGAGAGTCCATTCTGCTTCAAGTCCAGTGGATGATTTGatgtcatctgctggttctggtccatcGGGTTTTCTGAAATCTTCGTGCTTCTTTCTGCTGAAGaggctgatttcattttccaaaagGGCTTGGCACCCAAACAGCCAAAGACACTAGAAGCTGGTTCACTGAGCATAATGTTACTGTGGTTGAAGAGCTAGCACACAGGCCTGAGAAAATCTATGGAGGATTGTTGAGAGGAAGATGAGTGACACCAGATGGCACAAAAATTAACACATTTctcagaaaaattaaacatgtttcattttttaaaaatgtacctaatattgtaattttctgagacacaaaatagttttttattctcTACAATTCACTATTGCAAGATAcaaatgcttgaaatatttcactagaTGTGTAATAAGTCTATATAATATATGTTAAACTGTACTTTTACTTAGTAAACTATGCGTGAACTTAATCTTAATTTAAGGTTGagggaaaaatattaataaaagtgtCTCGAAATAGATCCCTGAAGATCCCCCAATGTGATTCTCTTCAGATAAAATTGCCAAAGTAGTCCTTGTCTGCTGTGTTACTAGCATTCTGCTCTGAAATCtcattaaacaatattttaaaccaatagaatatattaaatgatcagttgacatttctgttttttacacatttcttaaaaatctgGCCAGCAGATACTGTTCTTTTGAGGGTATAAGACCTCGGACTTAACTGTGGGTGTTTTCACGCCttatagtccggtagactcggtttgattggggagcaaaattgcagcatttgttacattttcagttggtgcGGTTCACAGTCACACTGCACTGTTTCAAAccatccaaactaattgaaaaacatgttccacTCCTCGCCTgcggtggcgctgcaccaagatctactgaaggaaacacaaaacctcagaagaagaccagtgtaacttcctttttcacaaaatgtaaacaaaactggagtgctatcagattttagcggttgtaggatttctccaTTGATATACAATACTAGCTTAGGCATCGCAAATAAATCCAACATGCTATTTAAGCCACAGAGACTAAAACTCAactcaaaaataacaaaaaatataaaatgtgtgtCAGTTTGAGTACCTTGGTGGGGAAGTAGCGGCTGAACTTGAACTCCTTCAGGAAGGCCGACATGAAGACTGTGGTAAAGAAGAGCACCACGCACCAGAAGAGGACGTCTGGGATGTACGGGCCATGGTGGCCACAGGCGGGCCCCTGAAACTCCCCATGTAACATCTCACACTCCTACTGGCCCCGGTGTGAATGGAGATGATGATGGATGTGGTAATAATCAAAGGGCAAAGAGACGAGGAAGACGGTCGTTGAGGACAACGATTTACAGggatgtgaaaaagtatttggctCAGTGGAGACGTTCCTGTACAAATAAATGGGTTCTTTACCTTGACCTCCAGTGAGGTCCAGTTGACCTGGGAGACTGTGACGTTCCTCTCATCCCAAAATCGCAGGGTCTCATTGCTCGGGTCCCTGGGCTCAACACAGCTACACCTGTTTGAGATAAATGAATCAATAcgctttaaaaagtcattttctcacattaaaatCTCCATTTACTAGTAACGCGTCAACCATAAACTGTCTCCTTTACCACTGAACCAAGACATAGCTGCGCTACTTTAGCATGTTTTGGCCAAAAATGCTGAGCTAAGTACACTCTGCAGATTACATATGTAAtctctttgtaaaaatgttgaactGAAGATTACTGGGATCATGTGCTTTCTGCTTTGCAACCTACAGGACAGAGACACTTGCCAGTACTGGGTGAGCTTCTGCAGGTCGTTGTGTTTGTTGACTGGATAGTGCACCCCCAGGTGAATCAGCTTCTCCAGGGCCTCGTAGATGAAGATGATGCAGATTAGTGCGGCGAAAGCCTCTTCGGTGAAGCGCGTGATGTAACAGACAAGCGAGCTGGCATCTGTGGCCACCAGCAGCAGGCAGAAGAAGGCCGTCCACAGCCCGATGCAGGTCCTCAGGGAGAGGTAGGAGAGGCCATATTCCCTGAGGCACACACACAggaataaaacacaagaactgGCAGAAACGAACATACAGCATTTTACCAAATGAAgtaaaggaagaaaggaagaaacaaggacagacagacacaaagaggaagaaaaagaagcctACTTGCAAAACTTGAAAAGAATCTTCTCAAAGACAAGAACAGGCCCAGTGCTGCCCAGGATAGTGAGGGGTTGACCGGCAAACAGAGAGTAGGCAATCCCAGTCATTGAAGCCCCAAACAGAGACTCGATGGCACTCTGGAAGAACCGGAACCAGAGTTCTGATTAACTTAGTGACACCGAACCTTAGAGGTTTGAAGGGCTTGTTATTTTTCAATACACAGCACATACAAACATGTTAAGGACTGCTaaaaaaatgattgaatattgtgaaaaagtttcatatttttgttcctCATTTCAGAAGCGAAACTCATTAAATAGAGTGAGATATCTAATTAGATTGCCTGGCAGATCCAGAAAGCCGCTGTATGACAGTGAAAGTCCCAAAGGAGTTACAATTACATGGAGAAATCTGCATTTCAAATCAGTGAACATGAAAATGGGCTTTAcatacatttagcaaatacgcaTTGGCCTCTGCAATTACTGAAAGAGCAGATTTGACAATGGcttatattgacaatattttAAGCTCTGgtaggtttaaaataaattaacctcTCATGACTGTAGCACAGTTGCACAACATTGAATTGAGTACATTTAATGTCAAATGGATGGTTCTGCAGCAACAAGGTACTGTGATCAATTCCTGGTTGGAGCTCTTCAGTCTGGACCTTGCATAATTTCTATGCATTGGTGGAGCAATGTTTAGTTAACTAGAGGTTGTAAActactttaaactttaagtggACGTTTATAAAGGTTCCTCTTGTTTGTCATTTGTTGCTCTGTAGTGGATTGGTGAAAATCTTTCTCGATCACATTCAGATTGAGACCTTGCCTATTCTTTATAGACTGTCTAGACTCTTGTGTCATCTCTCATTCTGTCCTCTCTTCAGCTCAGGTGTTCAATAGGAGGaatgttgactttattttgaatcACTATCATTCTTTTCTTGCATAGTTCAAAAGATCTTGATTTAAAATGGTGTGTTTCAAAGTGTTCCCAGCAACCTTCCGACCAAAAATGGCATAACAGCACAAGTATTCGTCTCCAAAATATCCAGTATGGCCTTGTTGGGCTGATATGCACAAGAGCCAAATGAATACACCgctgttttgtttaaacagcagtgtatttatatcctttacacaaatttaggaaatcaaaacagacacaggcaAATAATATTCCTAACTCCAAAGTCAATGGATAAAACACAAGatcaatttcagagttaaaaacaccaaaataaacattattaaaactttcctatatatataaaaactgcagcaggtacaatttctaaaaaaacaattggtctctctaaattgtcctaagtgtgaatgtgtgtgcgcaAGGATAAATGTGTTagatgatgatggatgaatatttgttaaaagtgtctgacagtaaaatatgaaacagaggATCTGTGAAAATtcctctgactctgctgctgtccagaaacaaccaatcagaaccaaaagacaaactttggttctgattggtttctaatgcgttgaatgtgtctcagcacattcaacacattagactaCTAATGTACTGCAGCCATGCAATTGGCAGAAATACAACCTAACATTATATCATCATTATttatagaatgatttagaaaacaaaatgctatacagatttgtcaaaactatttcgacccatattagaactttgcattcatttcccttcattttagttgctgtgattttgcttaacacagacattttccctaaccctatctaaaacttaattcacattttacctctaaatgttacccctgactcaaagcaatgagtccatcatattaggaccaggctttggtcctaatatgataGAACCAATATGACACAGGAcatataatggtgcgttcacaccaaacacgttttGAGAGTCAGGCGCATCTGATTTACATTCAAcatctatgtggaggcgcgtttGGAGCGCCTAGCGGCCGTTGGGAGCATTTGACATCAAACGAGTCCATGGCATCCAacactccacatagactttgaatgtaaactgGACTCACCTGACCCTCTATAGGAGTTTGATATTAATGCATCATTAGAATATTCAGTTCCATTGGTAACAATGACATCCGCAGTGATGTCATAACTATGATATCACAAAGGAATCTCTCTCTTGACTGTAGCTCACAGACAGTGTTTTCTCAGACCTGTTCCACAGTTCTATCGCGACAGATCACTCTTTAGAGCACGTTCGAAATTAATCCtttcagagaagaaataatTTACCAGAATATAGAtatgaagcaacaacagaatacttgtgaacatgaagcttttccagctgagctttcatgGATTGAAATGATGGAGCAAAACATCCAAGTCGACTACGACGAAATCCTTGTTTTTGACGATGACAGCGAGCCGGAAGATGAATCATCGGAGATCCAGGGTGAACCAAGTCCTTCCGGCGACTTTGAGAGCCCAAGATCATTGGAAGTCGAGCAGAAAACAACTCCTTCTGCTGGCTTCGAGATCACCCTCTTAGTGGAAGACGAGGAAGAGTCTAGCCAACACGTCATCAATCTCACAAAGCAGGTAGACGATCTTAAAGaagaactgcagagtaagattttTGAACTCCGTGAGGAAAGAGACAAAAGGATTGCATGTCAGGCTGAAGtgaaatcacagcaggaggagattcataagctgcaaaaaatgttggaaagagAACGTCATCTGCAAGTCAAACGTGAAGGTGAATCAAAGAGCATTCTTCAACAGCTGGATCACTTCAAGAGGGAGGCAGAAAAATATGAATCCCGCAATAAAGGTCTGATTGAAGTAATGATTGAAGGATACAAAGAGAGACTTAAATTTGAGGAACAGATCAAAACTCACACTGAGCAAGCTTCCAAAATCAAAGAACAGGAGGAAAAAGTGAAATCATTGcagggtcaggttgcagacctgaaGATAAAGTTGAAACTTGCTCTGGAAAACAACCATCCGAGAGTCTCCACCCAACCAGAGGTCCCCCTGCAAAAAGAAGACTCCCTGCAAACAGAAGAGACCaaggaaagacggacctccaatccatcagggaggtccgaggaaagatggacctccaatccatcagggaggtccgaggaaagacggacctccaatcaaccagggaggtctgaggagaagcagacctccaatcaaccggggaggttcgaggagaagcagacctcctATCAActggggaggtccgaggaaagacggacctccaatccatcagggaggtcggaggaaagatggacctccaatcaaccagggaggtccgaggagaagcagacctccaatcaaccggggaggtccgaggaaagatggacctccaatcaaacggggaggtccgaggtaagatggacctccaatcaaacggggaggtccgaggaaagatggacctccaatcaaacggggaggtccgaggaaagatggacctccaatcaaccagggaggtcagaggaaagacggacctccaatcaaccagggaggtccgaggagaagcagacctccaatcaactggggaggtccgaggagaagcagacctccaatcaactggggaggtccgaggaaagatggacctccaatccatcagggaggtccgaggaaagatggacctccaatcaaccagggaggtccgaggagaagcagacctccaatcaaccggggaggtccgaggaaagatggacctccaatcaaacggggaggtccgaggaaagagggacctccaatcaaacgggCAGGTCCGAGGAAaaatggacctccaatcaaacggggaggtccgaggaaagacggacctccaatacaacagggaggtctgaggaaagatggacctccaatccaacagggaggtccgaggaaagatggacctccaatcaatcagggaggtccgaggaaacatggacctccaatccaacagggacatccgaggaaagatggacctccaatcaaacatCGAGGTCCATGCGACCAACCTCCACTGGTTGCATGGAGGGGCTTCGTGTTGGCGTTGGCCTGAAGGCCAGTCTAAGCCCAGCTCGGCCTTTACgccgacccacacccaggtGGTACTAACCTGGATAACAATCCAAACCCAGGTTTTGCCAACACTGGGCATTAtgaaaattcaatgttttacacaaatttaggaaatcaaaacagacacaggcaAATAATAATCCTAACTCCAAAGTCAATGGAGAAAACACAAGGtcaatttcagagttaaaaacaccaaaataaccattattaaaactttcctatctataaaaactgcagctggtagaatttctaaaaaattaattggtctctttaaattgtCCTAAGGCAgcgcttctcaattccagtcctcaggcccccctgctctgcatgttttagatgtgcctctataccagaacagctgattcaaatgattgcgtgaccatcaagtactgcagatgcctgttaatcacccattaTTCAATCCAGgcgtgtggcagaagggaaacacctaaaacatgcagccagGGAGGGcgtgaggactggaattgagaaacactgtcctaaggtgtgaatgtgtgtgcgcaAGGATAAATGTGTtagatgaatatttgttaaaagtgtctgacagtaaaatatgaaactgagAATCTGAAAATtcctctgactctgctgctgtccagaaacaaccaatcagaaccaaaagacaaacttttggttctgattggtttctaatgcgttgaatgtgtctcagcatattcaacacattagactactaatgtactgcagctatgcaattggcagaaatacaacctaacattatatcatcattatttatagaatgatttagaaaacaaaatgctatacagatttatcaaaactatttcgacccatattagaactttgcattcatttcccttcattttagttgctgtgattttgcttaacacagacattttccctaaccctatctaaaacttaattcacattttacctctaaatgttacccctgactcaaagcaatgagtccatcatattaggaccaggctttggtcctaatatgatggaactAATATGACACAGGAcatataatggtgcgttc
This region of Xiphophorus hellerii strain 12219 chromosome 24, Xiphophorus_hellerii-4.1, whole genome shotgun sequence genomic DNA includes:
- the LOC116716029 gene encoding sodium-driven chloride bicarbonate exchanger-like isoform X1; the protein is MDITDQGAQMEPLLPTEQSSQESKDVRTDEEAVLDRGGTRSMLNTNFEKEELEGHRTLYIGVHVPLGRRSHRRHRHHGHRHRKRSKERDSTGDDGRESPSYNTPAQRVQFLLGTEDGDEEHIPHALFTEMDEICLREGEDAEWKETARWLKFEEDVEDGGERWSKPYVATLSLHSLFELRSCIMNGIVMLDMRANSLEEIADMVLDQHEGSGSLGPDARKRIREALLKQHHHQNHKKLANRIPIVRSFADIGKKQSEPHSMDKNGQTVSPQSQPSNNEAKQDVSRENSTVDFSKIDLHFMKKIPAGAEASNVLVGELEFLDRPVVAFVRLSPAVLLNGLTEVPITTRFLFILLGPLGKGPQYHEIGRSIATLMTDEIFHDVAYKAKDRSDLVAGIDEFLDQVTVLPPGEWDPSIRIEPPKNVPSQEKRKIPPVPNGVTDLGESEEHGGHGGPELQRTGRIFGGMILDVKRKAPHYLSDYTDAISLQCLASFLFLYCACMSPVITFGGLLGEATEGRVSAIESLFGASMTGIAYSLFAGQPLTILGSTGPVLVFEKILFKFCKEYGLSYLSLRTCIGLWTAFFCLLLVATDASSLVCYITRFTEEAFAALICIIFIYEALEKLIHLGVHYPVNKHNDLQKLTQYWCSCVEPRDPSNETLRFWDERNVTVSQVNWTSLEVKECEMLHGEFQGPACGHHGPYIPDVLFWCVVLFFTTVFMSAFLKEFKFSRYFPTKVRSIISDFAVFITILTMVLVDYAIGIPSPKLQVPNKFKPTRDDRGWIINPVGPNPWWTTIVTFIPALLCTILIFMDQQITAVIINRKEHKLKKGCGYHLDLFVVGVMLGVCSVMGLPWFVAATVLSISHVNSLKLESECSAPGEQPKFLGIREQRFTGLMIFTLMGCSVFMTSVLKFIPMPVLYGVFLYMGASSLRGIQFFDRLKLFGMPAKHQPDFIYLRHVPLRKVHLFTIIQLSCLVLLWVIKTSRAAIVFPMMVLALVFIRKLLDFIFTKRELSWLDDLMPEWKKKKLEDAAQEEEHSIIAEEEGIVQVPLEGHYRSDPATVNITDEMSKGSFGSVWKGVSPAESTKKELGSKSSPS
- the LOC116716029 gene encoding sodium-driven chloride bicarbonate exchanger-like isoform X2, translating into MNTMISVDLNKGFVYQRTDEEAVLDRGGTRSMLNTNFEKEELEGHRTLYIGVHVPLGRRSHRRHRHHGHRHRKRSKERDSTGDDGRESPSYNTPAQRVQFLLGTEDGDEEHIPHALFTEMDEICLREGEDAEWKETARWLKFEEDVEDGGERWSKPYVATLSLHSLFELRSCIMNGIVMLDMRANSLEEIADMVLDQHEGSGSLGPDARKRIREALLKQHHHQNHKKLANRIPIVRSFADIGKKQSEPHSMDKNGQTVSPQSQPSNNEAKQDVSRENSTVDFSKIDLHFMKKIPAGAEASNVLVGELEFLDRPVVAFVRLSPAVLLNGLTEVPITTRFLFILLGPLGKGPQYHEIGRSIATLMTDEIFHDVAYKAKDRSDLVAGIDEFLDQVTVLPPGEWDPSIRIEPPKNVPSQEKRKIPPVPNGVTDLGESEEHGGHGGPELQRTGRIFGGMILDVKRKAPHYLSDYTDAISLQCLASFLFLYCACMSPVITFGGLLGEATEGRVSAIESLFGASMTGIAYSLFAGQPLTILGSTGPVLVFEKILFKFCKEYGLSYLSLRTCIGLWTAFFCLLLVATDASSLVCYITRFTEEAFAALICIIFIYEALEKLIHLGVHYPVNKHNDLQKLTQYWCSCVEPRDPSNETLRFWDERNVTVSQVNWTSLEVKECEMLHGEFQGPACGHHGPYIPDVLFWCVVLFFTTVFMSAFLKEFKFSRYFPTKVRSIISDFAVFITILTMVLVDYAIGIPSPKLQVPNKFKPTRDDRGWIINPVGPNPWWTTIVTFIPALLCTILIFMDQQITAVIINRKEHKLKKGCGYHLDLFVVGVMLGVCSVMGLPWFVAATVLSISHVNSLKLESECSAPGEQPKFLGIREQRFTGLMIFTLMGCSVFMTSVLKFIPMPVLYGVFLYMGASSLRGIQFFDRLKLFGMPAKHQPDFIYLRHVPLRKVHLFTIIQLSCLVLLWVIKTSRAAIVFPMMVLALVFIRKLLDFIFTKRELSWLDDLMPEWKKKKLEDAAQEEEHSIIAEEEGIVQVPLEGHYRSDPATVNITDEMSKGSFGSVWKGVSPAESTKKELGSKSSPS